The Cinclus cinclus chromosome 3, bCinCin1.1, whole genome shotgun sequence genome has a window encoding:
- the LOC134041983 gene encoding serine/threonine-protein kinase pim-1-like, translating into MAELRKQLEQRKQRVLRGQQRRRKTCEVSKDNGRPHNNRKNVCKAYHPPLEQLYREGPLLGSGGFGSVYAGTRLADGVPVAIKRVSRDRVLEWVRLHDGALVPLELVLLWMASWPGFCGIVRLLDWFELPDGFALVMERPERCQDLWHLLHAGGFLPEPVARALFQQVLGAVRHCTSRGVLHRDIKAENVLVDLATGEAKLIDFGCGTILQDTFYTQMAGTREYYPPEWILFGRYHGKPATIWSLGILLYQLVCRHLPFKSREDIVRGQLFFPPRVSQECQHLIRWCLSMDPADR; encoded by the exons ATGGCTGAGCTTCGAAAACAACTGGAACAAC GGAAACAAAGAGTACTGCGAGGTCAGCAAAGACGACGGAAGACATGCGAGGTCAGCAAAGACAACGGAAGACCCCATAACAACCGGAAGAACGTGTGCAAGGCCTATCAC cctcccctggagcagctgtaccgggagggcccgctgctggggagcggcggcttcggcagcgtttacgccgggacccggctcgccgacggcgtcccg gtggccatcaagcgagtgtcccgggaccgcgtcttggagtgggtgcggctg cacgacggcgcccttgtgcccctggagctggtgctgctctggatggcgtCGTGGCCCGGCTTCTGCGGCATCGTGCGGCTCCTGGACTGGTTCGAGCTGCCCGACGGCTTCGCGCTggtcatggagcgtccggagcgctgtcaggacctctggcacctgctgcacgcgggggggttcctgccagagcccgtggcgcgggcgctgttccagcaggtgctgggggccgtgcggcactgcaccagccgcggtgtcctgcaccgcgacatcaaggccgagaacgtgctcgttgacctggccaccggcgaGGCGAAGCTCATTGACTTCGGCTGCGGCACCATCCTGCAGGACACCTTCTACACCCAGATGGCCG gaacgcgggagtactacccaccggagtggatcctctttggccgctaccatggcaagccagccaccatctggtccctgggcatcctgctctatcagctggtgtgcaggcaccttcctttcaaaagcagagaggacatcgtccggggacagctcttcttcccgccccgggtgtctcaag agtgccagcacctgatcaggtggtgcttatccatggaccctgcagacagg